One stretch of Bosea vaviloviae DNA includes these proteins:
- a CDS encoding cysteine synthase A, with the protein MSVRDGVIEAIGNTPLIKLKRASAETGCIILGKAEFMNPGQSVKDRAALAIIRDAEQRGTLRPGGVIVEGTAGNTGIGIALVGNALGYRSVIVIPETQSQEKKDMLRLAGATLVEVPAVGYVNPNNYVKVSGRLAEELAKTEPNGAIWANQFDNTANRQGHIETTGPEIWAQTEGKLDGFICAVGSGGTLAGVGIALKGFNPKITIGLADPLGAALHSFYTTGELKSEGSSITEGIGQGRITRNLEGAPIDVSFQIPDSEAVPVVFDLLEHEGLCLGGSSGINVAGAIRLGKQMGPGHTIVTILADYGTRYQSKLFNPDFLRSKGLPTPGWLERGDAGLKAVMARVLG; encoded by the coding sequence ATGAGCGTTCGAGACGGTGTCATCGAGGCGATCGGCAATACGCCGTTGATCAAACTGAAGCGCGCCTCGGCCGAGACCGGCTGCATCATCCTAGGCAAGGCCGAGTTCATGAACCCCGGCCAGTCGGTCAAGGATCGCGCTGCGCTCGCCATCATCCGCGACGCGGAACAGCGCGGCACATTGCGGCCGGGCGGCGTCATCGTCGAGGGCACGGCGGGGAACACCGGCATCGGCATCGCACTTGTCGGCAATGCGCTCGGCTACCGCTCGGTGATCGTGATCCCGGAGACGCAGAGCCAGGAAAAGAAGGACATGCTGCGGCTGGCCGGCGCGACGCTGGTCGAGGTTCCGGCTGTCGGCTATGTCAATCCCAACAACTATGTGAAGGTTTCGGGCCGCCTCGCCGAAGAGCTGGCGAAGACCGAGCCCAATGGCGCGATCTGGGCAAACCAGTTCGACAATACCGCTAACCGCCAGGGCCATATCGAGACGACCGGCCCGGAGATCTGGGCGCAGACGGAGGGCAAGCTCGACGGCTTCATCTGCGCCGTCGGCTCGGGCGGCACGCTGGCCGGCGTCGGCATCGCGCTGAAGGGCTTCAACCCGAAGATCACGATCGGCCTCGCCGATCCGCTCGGGGCGGCGCTGCATTCCTTCTACACCACCGGCGAGCTCAAATCGGAGGGCTCCTCGATCACCGAGGGCATCGGCCAGGGCCGGATCACCAGGAATCTGGAGGGCGCGCCGATCGACGTCTCCTTCCAGATCCCCGACAGCGAGGCGGTGCCTGTCGTCTTCGACCTGCTCGAGCATGAGGGCCTGTGCCTGGGCGGCTCGTCGGGCATCAACGTCGCCGGCGCGATCCGGCTGGGCAAGCAGATGGGTCCTGGCCACACCATCGTGACCATCCTCGCCGATTACGGCACGCGCTATCAGTCGAAGCTGTTCAACCCCGATTTCCTGCGCTCGAAGGGCCTGCCGACACCGGGCTGGCTGGAACGGGGCGATGCGGGCCTGAAGGCCGTGATGGCGCGGGTGCTGGGATAG
- a CDS encoding magnesium transporter CorA family protein, with amino-acid sequence MLLIHNICPETGDRLIHRSLTIDEDIPAGSVWIDLLNPTAGEDKKVETHLGISIPTREEMHDLEPSEIIYTENGAHYMTARVICHSDTVVPRLADVTFILTEKALVTVRYDEPGAFGIFLNRIAKPGGCSPQPAAVIEGLIESIVDRAAEVLRGVGDRIDEASRRVFEGKSSAVEQNGAYQSVIRKIGQYEHIISNVRESMVSVERVLLFLSANFKRPTKAASGFTPEWRTSVRDVQAIEEHATFISSKLSFMLQATLGLVGLEQNKIIKLFSVVAVVLMPPTLIASIYGMNFKAMPELEWAHGYPMALAMMVVFAILPYLFFRWKKWL; translated from the coding sequence ATGCTTCTGATCCACAATATCTGTCCCGAGACCGGCGACCGGCTGATCCATCGCAGCTTGACGATCGACGAGGATATTCCGGCCGGCTCGGTGTGGATCGACCTGCTCAATCCGACCGCGGGAGAGGACAAGAAGGTCGAGACCCATCTCGGCATCTCGATCCCGACGCGGGAGGAGATGCATGATCTCGAACCCTCCGAGATCATCTACACCGAGAACGGCGCGCATTACATGACGGCGCGAGTCATCTGCCACTCGGATACCGTCGTCCCGCGGCTGGCGGACGTCACCTTCATCCTCACCGAGAAGGCGCTGGTGACGGTGCGCTATGACGAGCCGGGCGCTTTCGGCATCTTCCTCAATCGCATCGCCAAGCCGGGCGGTTGCAGCCCGCAGCCAGCCGCCGTGATCGAGGGGCTGATCGAATCCATCGTCGACCGCGCGGCCGAGGTGCTGCGCGGCGTCGGCGACAGGATCGACGAGGCTTCGCGCCGGGTCTTCGAGGGCAAGAGTTCCGCAGTCGAGCAGAACGGCGCCTATCAGTCGGTCATCCGCAAGATCGGCCAATACGAGCACATCATCTCGAACGTGCGCGAAAGCATGGTCTCGGTCGAGCGCGTGCTGCTATTTCTCTCGGCCAATTTCAAGCGCCCCACCAAGGCCGCCAGCGGCTTCACGCCGGAATGGCGCACCTCGGTCCGTGACGTTCAGGCGATCGAGGAACACGCGACCTTCATTTCCAGCAAGCTCTCCTTCATGCTGCAGGCGACGCTCGGGCTTGTCGGGCTGGAGCAGAACAAGATCATCAAGCTGTTCTCGGTCGTCGCGGTGGTGCTGATGCCGCCGACCCTGATCGCCTCGATCTACGGCATGAACTTCAAGGCGATGCCGGAGCTCGAATGGGCCCATGGCTATCCGATGGCGCTGGCGATGATGGTCGTCTTCGCCATCCTGCCCTACCTGTTCTTCCGCTGGAAGAAGTGGCTGTAG
- a CDS encoding MalY/PatB family protein, producing MTTPNFDLLIDRRGTHSAKWDMMEANFGVAAADGIAMWVADMDFQPPACVQAAVEAMAGHGVYGYFGDDRAYRDAIRWWMKNRHGWEVEPQAIFTTHGLVNGTALCVEAYSKPGDGVVLMTPVYHAFARIVTAAGRRVVECPLALADGRYVLDIPGWDARMTGSERMLILCSPHNPGGRVWTSGELRAIADFCKRHDLILVSDEIHHDLVMPGQRHTAMPLAAPDILDRLVMMTATTKTFNLAGSHIGNVIIPDEALRGPFQARMNALGISPNSFGMAMATAAYSPEGAAWVDALVAYLDGNRRLFDEGVSAVPGLSSMALEATYLGWVDFSGTGMAPAEFIARVEKQARIAANHGASFGLGGDNYLRFNLATPRAVVAEAVERLQGAFADLQ from the coding sequence ATGACCACGCCGAATTTCGACTTGCTGATCGACCGCCGCGGCACGCATTCGGCGAAGTGGGATATGATGGAGGCGAATTTCGGCGTAGCCGCAGCCGACGGTATCGCCATGTGGGTGGCCGACATGGATTTCCAGCCGCCGGCCTGCGTGCAGGCGGCGGTCGAGGCGATGGCCGGCCATGGCGTCTACGGCTATTTCGGCGATGACCGGGCCTATCGCGACGCCATCCGCTGGTGGATGAAAAACCGCCATGGCTGGGAGGTCGAGCCGCAGGCGATCTTCACCACCCATGGGCTGGTCAACGGCACCGCGCTCTGCGTCGAGGCCTATAGCAAGCCCGGTGACGGCGTCGTGCTGATGACGCCGGTCTACCACGCCTTCGCCCGCATCGTCACTGCTGCCGGCCGGCGCGTGGTCGAATGCCCGCTCGCGCTCGCGGATGGGCGCTATGTCCTCGACATCCCCGGCTGGGATGCGCGCATGACCGGCAGCGAGCGCATGCTGATCCTGTGCTCGCCGCATAATCCGGGCGGGCGCGTCTGGACATCGGGCGAATTGCGCGCCATCGCCGATTTCTGCAAGCGCCACGATCTCATCCTCGTCTCCGACGAGATCCACCACGATCTGGTCATGCCCGGGCAGCGCCATACGGCCATGCCGCTCGCCGCACCCGATATCCTCGACCGCCTGGTGATGATGACGGCGACGACCAAGACCTTCAACCTCGCCGGCAGCCATATCGGCAACGTCATCATCCCCGATGAGGCGCTGCGCGGCCCCTTCCAGGCGCGGATGAACGCGCTCGGCATCTCCCCGAACTCCTTCGGCATGGCCATGGCGACGGCCGCCTACAGCCCCGAGGGCGCAGCCTGGGTCGATGCGCTGGTCGCCTATCTCGACGGTAACCGGCGCCTCTTCGACGAGGGCGTCAGCGCCGTTCCCGGCCTGAGCTCGATGGCGCTGGAAGCGACCTATCTCGGCTGGGTCGATTTCAGCGGGACCGGCATGGCCCCGGCCGAATTCATCGCTCGCGTCGAGAAACAGGCCCGGATCGCCGCCAATCACGGCGCGAGCTTCGGGCTGGGCGGCGATAATTACCTGCGCTTCAACCTCGCAACCCCGCGCGCCGTCGTCGCTGAAGCCGTCGAGCGCCTGCAGGGTGCGTTTGCCGATTTGCAGTAA
- a CDS encoding SDR family oxidoreductase, with protein sequence MSLKNLSLKNKTLFITGGSRGIGLAIALKAARDGANVTIAAKTAEPHPKLVGTIYTAAAEIEAAGGQCLPLMVDVRDEASVAGAIAKTAERFGGIDIVVNNASAISLTNTQMTDMKRFDLMQQINTRGTFMVSKYAIPHLEKAQNPHILMLSPPLDLAMRWFAPHLAYSIAKYGMSLCVLGLAGELAPKGIAVNALWPRTTIATAAVQNLLGGDKMVQASRTPEILADAAHLIFGKPAREFSGQFLIDDSFLAGEGVTDFTPYRVDPSVPLMPDFFVPAASRPPEGVKGGM encoded by the coding sequence ATGTCGCTCAAGAACTTGTCGCTCAAGAACAAGACGCTGTTCATCACCGGCGGCTCGCGCGGCATCGGGCTCGCCATCGCGCTCAAAGCCGCGCGCGACGGCGCCAATGTTACCATCGCCGCCAAGACGGCCGAGCCGCATCCCAAGCTCGTGGGCACGATCTATACCGCCGCCGCCGAGATCGAGGCGGCCGGTGGGCAATGCCTGCCGCTGATGGTCGATGTCCGCGACGAGGCGAGCGTGGCCGGCGCCATCGCCAAGACGGCGGAGCGCTTCGGCGGCATCGATATCGTCGTGAACAATGCCAGCGCGATCTCGCTGACCAACACGCAGATGACCGATATGAAGCGCTTCGATCTGATGCAGCAGATCAATACGCGCGGCACCTTCATGGTCTCGAAATACGCGATTCCCCATCTGGAGAAGGCGCAGAACCCGCATATCCTGATGCTCTCGCCGCCGCTCGACCTGGCGATGCGCTGGTTTGCGCCGCATCTGGCCTATTCGATCGCCAAATACGGCATGAGCCTGTGCGTGCTCGGCCTCGCCGGCGAGCTCGCGCCGAAGGGCATCGCGGTCAACGCGCTCTGGCCGCGCACGACGATCGCGACCGCCGCGGTGCAAAACCTGCTCGGCGGCGACAAGATGGTGCAGGCGAGCCGCACGCCGGAGATCCTCGCCGACGCCGCCCATCTGATCTTCGGCAAGCCGGCGCGCGAATTCTCGGGCCAGTTCCTGATCGACGACAGCTTCCTCGCGGGCGAGGGCGTCACCGACTTCACGCCCTACCGCGTCGACCCCTCCGTGCCCTTGATGCCGGACTTCTTCGTGCCGGCCGCGAGCCGGCCGCCCGAAGGCGTCAAGGGCGGGATGTGA
- a CDS encoding class I SAM-dependent RNA methyltransferase, which translates to MLAGKKPQEKESAAARLAMNETLLIDHLGQKGDGVAKTANGPVFVPYALPGETVRVVRDGDRGQLVEIIAPAASRIAAICPLFTRCGGCAAQHMDEGLYKAWKRQQVVTTLERAGVAAPVADLVDAHGAGRRRVTFHARREGIGMMVGFMAARSHDLVAVEACPVLAPGLARAPAVAQLLANRLGGSNKPLDLQVTASDTGLDVDIRGHGPAGDKLRLSLTEAAERLDLARLSMHGEIIVERRSPLQKMGKAMVAPAPGGFLQATTLGEGTISALVVSALPKAKRVADLFAGCGPFSFRLAEKAQVHAVESEKAAILALTRAAGATQGLKRITSETRDLFRRPLLEHELNAFDAVVLDPPRAGAEAQARRLAASKVASVVYVSCDVGSFARDAAILIAGGYALEGVTPIDQFRYSAHIELVGLFRRAGKR; encoded by the coding sequence ATGCTCGCCGGAAAGAAGCCGCAGGAGAAGGAAAGCGCTGCCGCAAGGCTGGCGATGAACGAAACGCTCCTGATCGACCATCTCGGCCAGAAGGGCGACGGCGTCGCGAAGACGGCCAATGGGCCGGTCTTCGTGCCCTATGCGCTGCCGGGCGAGACCGTGCGCGTGGTCCGCGATGGTGATCGTGGCCAGCTCGTCGAGATCATCGCGCCGGCCGCATCTCGCATTGCCGCGATCTGCCCGCTCTTCACCCGCTGCGGCGGCTGCGCCGCCCAGCATATGGATGAGGGCCTCTACAAGGCCTGGAAGCGCCAGCAGGTCGTCACCACGCTCGAGCGCGCCGGTGTTGCGGCACCCGTCGCCGATCTGGTCGACGCCCATGGCGCGGGCCGTCGCCGCGTCACCTTCCATGCCAGGCGCGAAGGTATTGGCATGATGGTCGGCTTCATGGCGGCGCGCAGCCATGATCTCGTCGCGGTAGAGGCCTGCCCGGTCCTGGCGCCCGGCCTGGCGCGGGCTCCGGCCGTCGCACAATTGCTGGCGAATCGGCTCGGCGGCTCCAACAAGCCGCTCGATCTGCAGGTCACCGCCTCGGATACCGGGCTCGATGTCGATATTCGCGGCCATGGCCCGGCCGGCGACAAGCTCCGGCTGTCGCTGACGGAAGCGGCCGAGCGGCTCGATCTGGCCAGGCTGTCCATGCATGGCGAGATCATCGTCGAACGCCGTTCCCCGCTCCAGAAAATGGGCAAGGCGATGGTGGCGCCGGCTCCTGGCGGCTTCCTGCAGGCGACCACGCTGGGCGAGGGGACGATCTCGGCGCTGGTCGTCTCAGCCCTGCCCAAGGCCAAGCGCGTCGCCGATCTCTTCGCCGGTTGCGGCCCCTTCAGCTTCCGCCTTGCCGAGAAGGCGCAGGTCCATGCCGTCGAGAGCGAGAAGGCGGCGATCCTGGCCCTGACGCGCGCGGCCGGCGCGACGCAAGGCCTCAAGCGGATCACCTCGGAAACCCGCGACCTGTTCCGGCGGCCCTTGCTGGAGCATGAACTGAACGCGTTCGACGCGGTGGTGCTCGATCCGCCGCGCGCCGGCGCGGAAGCGCAGGCGAGGCGGCTCGCGGCCTCGAAGGTCGCGAGCGTCGTCTATGTCTCCTGCGATGTCGGCAGCTTTGCCCGCGACGCCGCGATCCTGATCGCGGGGGGATATGCGCTGGAGGGCGTCACGCCCATCGACCAGTTCCGCTATTCAGCCCATATCGAACTCGTCGGCCTGTTCAGGCGCGCCGGCAAGCGTTGA
- a CDS encoding SDR family NAD(P)-dependent oxidoreductase, with protein sequence MTLTQQTVHPLAGRICLVAGASRGLGRGIARALGEAGATVIVTGRSSEAGPRTDQRQETFEDTAREVEAAGGKGHPYRCDHMQEREVDTLVSWALRRFGRLDCVVDAVWGGNEGYDGERYPDGSQFGAPFWRRPVARLGQNFESGVYAQLLLARAVAPAMVQMRKGLIVTVSFDTAGGYLGDVFYDLAKTAMNRLTLAMGHELKPFGVTALGLSPGHVLTERVADAGMAEETTESPLYAGRAVAALAADPDVARHAGQVLHVADLARAYGFTDRDGTQPDRFTIPA encoded by the coding sequence ATGACGCTCACCCAACAGACAGTTCATCCGCTCGCAGGCCGCATCTGCCTCGTCGCGGGCGCCTCGCGCGGGCTTGGGCGCGGTATCGCCAGGGCGCTGGGCGAAGCCGGCGCGACCGTCATCGTCACCGGGCGTTCAAGCGAGGCCGGTCCCCGCACCGACCAGCGCCAGGAGACTTTTGAGGATACGGCGCGCGAGGTCGAGGCCGCCGGCGGCAAGGGCCATCCCTATCGCTGCGACCATATGCAGGAGCGCGAGGTCGATACGCTGGTCTCCTGGGCCTTGCGCCGCTTCGGCCGGCTCGACTGCGTGGTCGATGCCGTCTGGGGCGGCAATGAAGGCTATGATGGCGAGCGCTATCCCGATGGCTCGCAATTCGGCGCGCCGTTCTGGCGCAGGCCGGTGGCAAGGCTCGGCCAGAATTTCGAGAGCGGCGTCTATGCGCAGCTGCTGCTGGCGCGGGCGGTCGCGCCCGCCATGGTGCAGATGCGCAAAGGCCTGATCGTCACGGTCAGCTTCGACACGGCCGGCGGCTATCTCGGCGATGTCTTCTACGATCTCGCCAAGACGGCGATGAACCGTCTGACCCTGGCGATGGGCCATGAGCTCAAGCCTTTCGGCGTCACGGCGCTGGGCCTGTCTCCAGGTCATGTCCTGACCGAGCGCGTCGCTGATGCCGGCATGGCGGAGGAGACGACCGAGAGCCCGCTCTATGCCGGCCGCGCGGTCGCGGCGCTTGCCGCTGATCCCGATGTCGCCCGCCATGCCGGCCAGGTGCTGCATGTCGCCGATCTCGCCCGTGCCTATGGCTTCACCGATCGGGACGGTACGCAGCCGGACCGCTTCACCATTCCAGCCTGA
- a CDS encoding FAD-binding oxidoreductase translates to MSSEILDQMSAIVGAKNVITDADAMVPYLKEWRDLFRGKAQAVVRPGSTEEVVALVKLAAATGTTLVPQGGNTGLVGGQIPVAEGREIILSLQRMDKIRAVDPDSDTMTVEAGLTLQKAQAAAEAAGRLFPLSLASEGSCTIGGNLSTNAGGTAVLAYGNARELCMGLEVVLADGRVWNGLRQLRKDNTGYDLKNLFIGAEGTLGIITAAVLKLFPLPAARATAFLAVPSPDEALALLNAAKAGAGGTLTTFEILSRTGLDFVLRHASGARDPLSEPSPWYVLMEVCAQSASGLDEAVETFLGEALEKGLVTDAALAGSLNQRNDFWKLREMLSEVQTYEGGSIKHDVSVPLHAVPAFIARASEAVVAMVPGCRPVPFGHMGDGNIHFNVSQPVGADKQAFIGRWSEVNQAVHAIVSEMHGSISAEHGIGRLKRDLLPGVKDPVELALMKTLKATLDPQGILNPGAVV, encoded by the coding sequence ATGAGCAGCGAAATCCTGGATCAGATGTCGGCGATCGTCGGCGCGAAGAACGTCATCACCGACGCTGACGCGATGGTGCCTTATCTCAAGGAATGGCGTGATCTGTTCCGCGGCAAGGCGCAGGCCGTCGTCCGGCCGGGCTCGACCGAAGAGGTCGTGGCGCTGGTCAAGCTTGCGGCTGCTACGGGTACGACGCTTGTGCCCCAGGGCGGCAATACCGGCCTCGTCGGCGGGCAGATCCCGGTGGCGGAGGGCCGCGAGATCATCCTGTCGCTGCAGCGCATGGATAAGATCCGCGCCGTCGATCCCGACAGCGACACCATGACCGTCGAGGCCGGGCTGACGCTGCAGAAGGCGCAAGCTGCGGCCGAGGCGGCAGGCCGGCTCTTCCCGCTTTCGCTCGCCTCGGAAGGCAGCTGCACCATCGGCGGCAATCTCTCGACCAATGCCGGCGGCACGGCGGTGCTGGCCTATGGCAATGCCCGCGAGCTCTGCATGGGGCTCGAGGTCGTGCTCGCCGATGGCCGGGTCTGGAACGGCCTGCGCCAGCTCCGCAAGGACAATACCGGCTACGACCTGAAGAACCTCTTCATCGGGGCGGAAGGCACGCTCGGCATCATCACGGCCGCCGTGCTGAAGCTCTTCCCGCTGCCCGCCGCGCGCGCCACGGCCTTCCTTGCCGTGCCCTCGCCGGACGAGGCGCTGGCGCTGCTCAACGCCGCCAAGGCCGGTGCCGGCGGCACGCTGACGACCTTCGAGATCCTCTCCCGCACCGGGCTCGATTTCGTCCTGCGCCATGCCTCGGGCGCGCGCGACCCGCTCTCGGAGCCCTCGCCCTGGTATGTGCTGATGGAGGTCTGCGCCCAGTCGGCCAGCGGGCTCGACGAGGCGGTCGAGACCTTCCTCGGCGAGGCGCTGGAAAAGGGTCTGGTTACGGACGCCGCGCTCGCCGGCTCACTCAACCAGCGCAATGATTTCTGGAAGCTGCGCGAGATGCTCTCAGAGGTGCAGACCTATGAGGGCGGCTCGATCAAGCACGACGTCTCGGTGCCGCTGCATGCAGTGCCGGCCTTCATCGCCCGCGCCTCGGAGGCTGTTGTGGCGATGGTGCCCGGCTGCCGCCCGGTGCCCTTCGGCCATATGGGCGACGGCAACATCCACTTCAATGTCAGCCAGCCTGTGGGCGCCGACAAGCAGGCCTTCATCGGCCGCTGGAGCGAGGTCAACCAGGCCGTCCACGCCATCGTCAGCGAGATGCACGGCTCGATCTCGGCCGAACACGGCATCGGGCGCCTCAAGCGCGACCTGCTGCCGGGTGTCAAGGATCCGGTCGAACTCGCCTTGATGAAGACGCTGAAGGCGACGCTGGACCCGCAGGGAATCCTGAACCCGGGGGCTGTGGTTTAG